Proteins from one Pseudomonas bijieensis genomic window:
- a CDS encoding DUF2782 domain-containing protein: MRTLNRLLLAGLFAITPLAVMAADDAPSADPDVTIRTEGDRTIQEYRQNGFLYAIKVTPKNGKPYFLVRADGTDANFIRSDQPDMLIPSWKIFEW, from the coding sequence ATGCGTACACTAAATCGCCTGTTACTGGCTGGCTTGTTTGCAATTACACCGTTGGCCGTCATGGCAGCGGATGACGCACCCTCCGCGGACCCGGACGTCACCATCCGCACCGAAGGTGATAGAACCATTCAGGAGTATCGGCAAAACGGATTTTTGTACGCGATCAAGGTCACGCCCAAGAACGGCAAGCCTTATTTCCTGGTACGCGCCGATGGCACTGATGCAAACTTCATCCGCTCGGACCAGCCGGATATGCTGATTCCGTCGTGGAAAATCTTTGAGTGGTAA
- the polA gene encoding DNA polymerase I: MSQAPLVLVDGSSYLYRAFHALPPLTTSKGLPTGAVKGVLNMLKSLRKQYPDSPFAVVFDAKGGTFRDALYAEYKANRPSMPDDMRVQIEPLHASVKALGFPLLCVDNVEADDVIGTLARSSAAADRPVVISTGDKDMAQLVDGHITLVNTMTGSALDVAGVKEKFGVAPEQIIDYLALMGDSSDNIPGVPGIGPKTASGLLVGVNGGLTELYAQLDIVATLPIRGAKTLAAKLEEHKEMAFLSYELATIKTDVPLDVGLDDLQMGTPDHEKLAELYTLLEFKSWFEENQRDAKRAGQEIVEVSDEQPGAAEAKYEVILDQARFDAWLAKLDKAPLFAFVTETNGSDAQHSQLVGLSFAVAPFEAAYIPLTHSYMGVPEQLDRDAVLKALKPLLENPNKLKVGQHAKFETNILANCAIGGDQGNGILVQGIAFDTMLESYVLDSTATRHDMDSLALKYLGQSKTDFQDIAGKGVKQLTFDQISLELAGPYAAEDADVTLRLHQALQEKLAATPSLGKVLTEIEMPLMPVLARIERQGALVDANLLGVQSVELGEKLVALEREAFAIAGEEFNLGSPKQLGVILYEKLGLPVLSKTAKGQASTAEAVLAELAEQDYPLPKVLMQYRSLSKLKSTYTDRLPEQINSRTGRVHTNYQQAVAATGRLSSIDPNLQNIPIRTAEGRRIRQAFIAPKGYKLLAADYSQIELRIMAHLAKDEGLLHAFRNDLDVHRATAAEVFGVDLEAVTHDQRRSAKAINFGLIYGMSAFGLAKQIGVDRKQSQAYIDRYFARYPGVLAYMERTRAQAAEQGFVETIFGRRLYLPDINAKNPALRKGAERTAINAPMQGTAADIIKKAMVAVDRWLSTSGLDAKVILQVHDELVLEVREDLVDQVREEIRQHMSAAATLDVPLLVEVGVGNNWDEAH; encoded by the coding sequence ATGAGCCAAGCCCCCCTCGTCCTGGTGGACGGTTCTTCTTATCTGTACCGCGCCTTTCACGCGCTGCCACCGCTGACCACCTCCAAAGGCCTGCCGACCGGTGCGGTCAAGGGCGTGCTGAACATGCTCAAGAGCCTGCGCAAGCAGTATCCGGACAGTCCGTTCGCGGTGGTGTTCGACGCCAAGGGTGGGACATTTCGCGATGCGCTGTACGCCGAATACAAGGCCAACCGCCCGAGCATGCCCGACGACATGCGCGTGCAGATCGAGCCGCTGCATGCCAGCGTCAAGGCCCTGGGCTTCCCGCTGCTGTGCGTGGACAACGTCGAGGCCGATGACGTAATCGGCACCCTGGCCCGCAGCAGCGCCGCGGCCGACCGCCCAGTGGTGATCTCCACCGGTGACAAGGACATGGCGCAGTTGGTCGATGGGCACATTACCTTGGTCAATACCATGACTGGTAGCGCCCTGGACGTGGCTGGCGTGAAGGAGAAGTTTGGCGTCGCTCCCGAGCAGATCATCGATTACCTGGCGTTGATGGGCGATTCGTCCGACAACATCCCGGGCGTCCCGGGCATCGGACCGAAGACCGCTTCCGGCCTGCTGGTGGGCGTCAATGGCGGCCTGACCGAGCTGTATGCGCAACTGGACATCGTCGCCACTTTGCCGATCCGTGGTGCCAAGACCCTGGCCGCCAAGCTTGAAGAGCACAAGGAAATGGCGTTCCTTTCCTATGAGCTGGCAACCATCAAGACCGACGTGCCGTTGGACGTCGGTCTCGACGACCTGCAAATGGGCACGCCAGATCACGAGAAACTGGCCGAGCTGTACACGTTGCTGGAGTTCAAGAGCTGGTTCGAAGAAAACCAGCGCGACGCCAAGCGTGCCGGCCAGGAGATCGTTGAAGTCAGCGACGAACAACCCGGCGCCGCCGAGGCCAAGTACGAAGTCATCCTCGATCAGGCGCGCTTCGATGCCTGGCTGGCCAAACTCGACAAAGCGCCGCTGTTCGCGTTCGTCACCGAAACCAACGGTAGCGACGCCCAGCATTCGCAACTGGTGGGATTGTCGTTCGCCGTTGCGCCGTTCGAGGCCGCCTACATCCCGCTGACCCACTCCTACATGGGCGTGCCGGAGCAACTGGACCGCGATGCGGTGCTCAAGGCCCTCAAGCCACTGCTGGAAAACCCGAACAAGCTCAAGGTCGGCCAGCACGCCAAGTTCGAAACCAATATCCTGGCCAACTGCGCCATCGGTGGCGACCAGGGCAATGGCATCCTGGTCCAGGGCATCGCCTTCGACACCATGCTCGAATCCTACGTGCTGGACTCCACCGCGACCCGCCACGACATGGACAGCCTGGCGCTCAAGTACCTGGGCCAGAGCAAGACCGATTTCCAGGATATCGCTGGCAAAGGCGTCAAACAGCTGACCTTCGACCAGATCTCCCTGGAACTGGCCGGCCCTTACGCCGCCGAGGATGCGGACGTGACCTTGCGCCTGCACCAGGCCTTGCAGGAGAAGCTGGCGGCCACGCCGAGCCTGGGTAAAGTGCTCACTGAAATCGAAATGCCGTTGATGCCGGTCCTGGCGCGTATCGAGCGCCAGGGTGCGTTGGTCGATGCCAACCTGCTGGGCGTGCAGAGTGTCGAGTTGGGCGAGAAGCTGGTGGCGCTGGAGCGTGAGGCGTTTGCCATCGCCGGCGAGGAATTCAACCTGGGCTCGCCGAAGCAATTGGGTGTGATCCTCTACGAAAAACTCGGCTTGCCGGTGCTCAGCAAAACCGCCAAGGGCCAGGCGTCCACCGCCGAAGCGGTGCTCGCCGAGTTGGCGGAGCAGGATTACCCGCTGCCCAAGGTGCTGATGCAGTACCGCTCGCTGAGCAAGCTCAAGAGCACCTACACCGATCGCCTGCCGGAACAGATCAACAGCCGCACCGGTCGCGTTCATACCAATTATCAACAGGCCGTGGCCGCTACCGGGCGTCTGTCGTCCATCGACCCGAACCTGCAGAACATCCCGATTCGCACCGCCGAAGGTCGACGCATCCGCCAGGCCTTCATTGCGCCGAAAGGCTACAAGCTGTTGGCGGCGGACTACTCGCAGATCGAATTGCGGATCATGGCGCACCTGGCCAAGGATGAAGGCCTGCTCCATGCCTTCCGCAATGATCTGGATGTGCACCGGGCCACGGCGGCCGAGGTTTTTGGTGTCGATCTGGAGGCAGTCACCCATGACCAGCGCCGCAGCGCCAAGGCAATCAACTTCGGTTTGATCTATGGCATGAGCGCGTTCGGCCTGGCCAAGCAGATTGGTGTCGATCGCAAGCAGTCCCAGGCCTACATCGACCGCTACTTCGCCCGCTACCCAGGTGTGCTGGCGTACATGGAGCGCACCCGCGCCCAAGCGGCCGAGCAAGGTTTTGTCGAAACCATTTTCGGCCGCCGGTTGTACCTGCCGGACATCAACGCGAAAAACCCGGCCCTGCGCAAAGGCGCCGAGCGTACCGCCATCAACGCGCCGATGCAGGGCACGGCGGCCGACATCATCAAGAAAGCCATGGTGGCGGTGGATCGCTGGCTGAGCACGTCAGGGCTGGATGCCAAGGTTATCCTGCAGGTACACGACGAACTGGTGCTGGAAGTGAGGGAAGACCTGGTCGACCAGGTGCGCGAGGAAATCCGCCAGCACATGAGCGCCGCCGCCACCCTGGACGTGCCGCTGCTGGTGGAGGTGGGCGTGGGCAATAACTGGGACGAGGCGCACTGA